A segment of the Panacibacter ginsenosidivorans genome:
CGGTATAATCAAGAAGAGAGCGCTGTATCTTTTCATCATTAAGAAAATTGAATTTATCTTTTCGTACAACTACCTTTCTGTTACTACCGGGATTTTTTGAAATGGAATAATAATCACACAGGCCATTTGTGTTTAATATGCCGTATACCATTTTGCAACCTTCACAGCAAAAATTTTTTCCGTAAGCAACCAGTGGATTTTTACCACAATCTTCCCCACAATGATAACAGGTTGTTTGTTGATGAATAGTCTGTTGGTCCATGTTGATTTTATGTAAACGCTGCAAAGCTATCCTCAATGAACGCCTGCGTTGCTGATGCGTCTCAACTATAAACATGATCATGGTCATGTAACCCAGGAAAGAGGCTGACCAGAATCATATTGTTTGGCAGAAAGCATTTCTATTTTCGTACGATGAAAAATGATTTTGATGTACCTGCTGCATTGATAAGGAAATATAACCAGCCTGTTCCCAGGTATACAAGCTATCCAACTGTTCCTTCGTGGAAGGAAACAATAGACACAGGAGAGTGGAAAAATATTATTCAAACAAAATTTGCAGCAGCGAACGGTCAGGGTATCAGCCTTTACCTGCATCTTCCTTTTTGTGAAAGTCTTTGCACCTATTGCGGTTGTAACAAAAAAATTACAACTAATCACAGCGTAGAAGAAAGATATATTGCTGCGTTAGAAAAGGAATGGGAACTTTACAGGGAGCTGATGCAACAGGCGCCGGTAATAAGAGAATTACATCTCGGAGGAGGCACACCCACATTTTTTTCTGCCACCAACCTGGAAAGAATACTTCAACTAGTTCTAAAAGATACCATCGTTCATCCCTTGCATGAGTTTAGCATAGAAGGCCACCCTAATAATACAACCATTGAACAATTAGAAACTTTATATAAACTAGGTTTCAGGCGCATTAGCTATGGCGTGCAGGATAATGACCCAACTGTGCAAAAGATCATAAACCGCATTCAGCCGTTTGAACATGTAAAATCGGCAACTGAAAATGCAAGAGCAACTGGGTTTACTTCTGTGAATTTTGATCTTATCTATGGCTTGCCTTTTCAAACAAAAGATAGTATAAAGAAAACAATAGAACAGGTAATAACATTAATGCCCGATCGTATTGCTTTTTACAGTTATGCACACGTGCCCTGGACAAGTAAAGCACAACGCCTCTTTGATGAAACAGACCTTCCATCTGCTGAAGATAAAATAGGATTATACCTGACCGGCAAGCAACTATTACTTGAAAATGGTTATGCAGATATAGGTATGGATCATTTTGCTTTACCGCATGATGCATTGTATAAAGCACGTATAGACGGAAGTTTACACAGGAATTTTATGGGTTATACCACGCAACATACCAGCGTGCTGCTGGGCCTTGGTGTATCAGCTATAAGTGATGCAGGCACTGCGTTTGCCCAGAATGATAAAACATTAAGCGGCTACTACACTGCTCTTGAAGAGTATAAATTGCCTATAAAAAAAGGTTACATACTTAATCAGGAAGACCTGCTTTTCAGGAAAAATATAAAAGATATAAGCTGTATCGGTAAAACAACTTTCGCAGAAGAGCAGTTGCCTTTGCTGAAAGAATACAGTTTTTCTCAGCTATCATTACTGGCGGAGGATGGACTTGTTCAGTTTGATTCAGATGGTTGCGTGTTAACTGAGAAGGGACATTATTTTATAAGGAATATTTGCAGTGCGTTTGATTTGCATCTGCAGCGAAATAAAATTGAAAATGAAAAACTTTTATTTA
Coding sequences within it:
- the hemN gene encoding oxygen-independent coproporphyrinogen III oxidase → MKNDFDVPAALIRKYNQPVPRYTSYPTVPSWKETIDTGEWKNIIQTKFAAANGQGISLYLHLPFCESLCTYCGCNKKITTNHSVEERYIAALEKEWELYRELMQQAPVIRELHLGGGTPTFFSATNLERILQLVLKDTIVHPLHEFSIEGHPNNTTIEQLETLYKLGFRRISYGVQDNDPTVQKIINRIQPFEHVKSATENARATGFTSVNFDLIYGLPFQTKDSIKKTIEQVITLMPDRIAFYSYAHVPWTSKAQRLFDETDLPSAEDKIGLYLTGKQLLLENGYADIGMDHFALPHDALYKARIDGSLHRNFMGYTTQHTSVLLGLGVSAISDAGTAFAQNDKTLSGYYTALEEYKLPIKKGYILNQEDLLFRKNIKDISCIGKTTFAEEQLPLLKEYSFSQLSLLAEDGLVQFDSDGCVLTEKGHYFIRNICSAFDLHLQRNKIENEKLLFSKAI